The Phragmites australis chromosome 13, lpPhrAust1.1, whole genome shotgun sequence DNA window TTCTTTTCAAGTCCACAACGTATAGGACTCAAAGTGCAGAAGAGGAATCCTACTACAATTACGGCTAATGGTGTCTTACATGATCAAACTTGTCTAACTTATGGTGTGACATAGTATGGACTGTGGCCATGAACCCAAACATAATTTAAGCACATGTGCTAATTAACTGGTTAAATATAAAAGGGCATTTTCCCAAGTGTAAATAACCATATAATTCTTTTGAAGCAATAAACAACCACATAATAAACCGTCTTTGCTCATTTTCTGTGGTAGTTCATACAATTTCACAAGGAAAATTACCAACAACTTAATTTAAGCACATTGTATGCTTAAATTAAGGGTGCCGCGTACCATTCAATTGGCTGAGTGATGAGTGGGCACAAGAAATCCCTCTTCGCTACCTACTGCCGCCTTTCTGCGCGACATGGTCAGCACTCCGTCAGGGCAACACTCCCCATTCTGACTTTCTGCACATTTTGGAATAAGCACCCTGCCTACCCACTAATTTCTATACCCCTCTTTTCATGAATGAACTGGAACTTCCTCCGGTCACATACAACCGGAGTCTAATGTTACAAATTTGATCAATAATTACAAATTTATATTGGATTTTTAAATTTGGAAATGATACGAGTACATACGGCGGTGCATGCAAATATAGTTCTGTAACGAGGACTTGTACTTTACTCTAAATTGAACATGCTGACACTGTTATTAAGTTATGCCAGTAAACATGCTATcatctttatataaaaactaTCAGCTAGAGTATATCACCTAACCCCCTGTATATCGTCTAAACCGCTGAAAAATCAAATTGTTCAGACTCATTTCTATAGTTGACTCTCAAAACATACTACTTTCGTACAGTGGTGTATGTGCATGTTATACTTCAATCCCTTACAAGTATTCATCATTCATACTTTCCTCTAAATCAAACATGATAACCTTGCTACCACGTTCTATCATCTTAGTAAATCTATTTACCTATCTACCTCTATTTTCGTTTAGAAGCAGAGATAGGTAGGTAAAAGATGGTTTAGTGTGGCAAAGTTTGATGCCCAAATGGTGTTAGGCTGACTTTTCTAAAAACTTGGACATGCAGGATAGATAGATCAATTACAGCTGAACAACTTTTTGCAGGGGTGTATGTGAGATTCCTGAACTGTACGTGGAGCAGTGAGCAAGAAATGCAGCAAAACCCTGTCCTCTTCCTAGTTCCTAGGGAGAGCCAGCGCTGGAACCAACGCGGAAAAGAAACCATTGTCGCTCGCGAGTCGCGACCAGCCGCCCCAACGATCCAAAacctctcttctccttcctccacaCTCCTGCGCCCCCCTCGACGCCTCCAAATGCCGGCGCTGCCCCtccgctgctcctcctcctcctctcccattCCACTGCTACTCTTGTTACTGTCCTTCTCAttccctctcttcttctccccaAGCCCCGCAGCAACCGCCGTCGGAGGTTAGTTCTTCCGCTTCTTTGTTTTTACAACACTATTCATTACCAACCAGTGCTGGTGGTGGTTTCTTGATGTTTGGGGATCAAAAAGCGATGATTATTGTAGGATGTATGAGCTACAAAGCGATCCGCCCGCACTTTCTGTTTTCCATGCGACTGATGTATGCCCGATTTGATCTTTAGGATACGCTTAGCATGACCTTGAATGCTCGATGATAAGATAGAAATAGCATCTTTGTATGCATTTTATCTCCTCGGCGAGCTGCTACTTGATTCAATGCAGATTGCCCAGTGGAACCAAtagagcaatggatatgatTTTACCGAATTTGTACATGCCTTGTTGCTCACAGATTATTAGGCTTTTACTAAAAGTAGTGTCTTTTCTTCTACAGAATGCCCTTTGGATTTTAGTTGGGCAAACTTCACATTAGCTTCGCCTGCGTGCTCCGATCCAACCCAGCGGGCAGCTTGCTGCCGCTACATCAATGCATTTGTTGCCATTTCCATTGCTCGGTACGCCAACGCCACTGGTAGGCTGGGGGTCCCTCCTGCCTTCGCGGAGTTCTGTTTCAGCTCAGTGTCCGAAACCTTCAAATTACACGGAATCCCAACCGATGCCGATGTGTTTTGCGGGTTAGGCCCGAAAATCAGGGTCTCGTATCAGTGTGCTGGGCGGGACACTGTTCTGGAAATGATGCAATCCCCGAATTTCAATGATGTCATTGGAAGCTGCAGGGGCCCTCTTTCGCTGGATATTACCTGCAAGACATGCTTGAATTATGGCATCGTTTACCTCCATCGCCTCGTTGAGTCAGATGATAATGTTGCCCTGAGTGTGTGCCGCAACGCAATTTTTGTAACGCTTGCGACTCAGGAGGGTATTCTTTCCTATGATGATATTGTCACATGCTTCTTTGGTGTTCGAGGAATCACCACCCTTCCAGGTATTACTATTACTGCATTTTGATTATGCTCAATAGATGGTCAGCCATTAACTTGTATCTAACTTTGGGCGCACACCAGGACCATCATCTGTCACATCTACTCCGGCAGCCTCTCCAAATGTTACTGTTGGTCCTCCAGCTCCAAAGATCAAAACTGTTCCACAGAAACATCACCAGCATTACCGGATTACAGTTATTCCGGGGATAGGGATAGGGGTAATATTGCTCGCCGTGCTTCTGCAATTCATCTTAGTGGCACTGATCCGTAGAAAGAGCAAGGAATTGAAGAACGCTGGCTTCCCTACTCAGAATCCGGAAAACGCATTTCACCAGAGTCAATCCTGGAGATGCCCAGAAGGTTTGTGCACATGCTTCTATTCTACATCAAACGGTAGTTCACACTAGCAAAGTTGCTCTGAGCTACACACGAATTTGGCTTTCACCTGTTCATGGTCTCACTAATCATGTATATTTTCTTCCTTCAAACTGCTAAAGTTCTTATTTTCTGGTTCATATGTTGATGTTGCCATGGGCATATGAAACTTTGTATAACGCTAACTAATTATGCTCTCTTGTGTCAAGCTTGTTGTGGGAAGAACTAACACATCATAAGAATGTGATAGTCTGCTATTTTTTACCATTGAGCACTGACAGCTTTGGTATGATAAAAGTAATACTAATCAGATCATCATATTTTTTCCATTATTTTTTATGCAAACCGCTCTGTTTACCTTGCTGTTCAGGTCAATCACCAATGTTTCAAAGGTATAGCTACAAAGAAACAATGAAAGCAACAAACAATTTCAGCACAGTTATTGGAAAGGGAGGTTTTGGAACAGTCTATAAAGCTCAGTTTAATGATGGCTCTATCGCTGCGGTGAAAAGGATGGACAAGGTTTCAAGACAAGCCGAAGAAGAATTCTGTCGGGAAATGGAACTCTTGGCTAGGTTGCATCATCGCCATCTTGTGACCCTCAAGGGCTTCTGTattgaaaagaaagaaaggtaaTGATGTTTCCTTTGCATTCTCATGTACTACAATTCATACATCGTGGTCTTCTTATATTTGAACTTTTCAGATTTCTCGTGTACGAATACATGGCTAATGGAAGCTTAAAGGATCACCTACACTGTATGATTTCATCTATTCAAATCTTGTGTGTATATAAAACATATATTGGGCTGCTTTTAGGTGTTCTGATTTGAATTTCTACAGCGTCTGGAAGGAAGCCATTAAGCTGGCAGACTAGACTACATATTGCAATAGAAGTGGCCAATGCTCTGGTAAGTTTTCTGCTGCAAATGTAACTGCTCCATTTGCCTTGTCTTTTGTTCGTATTTTAGACAAAACACTGGGAAAATACTATTCAGTAATCATGCATCAAGTTTCCTATCAACACTGCTATAGTAACTTTAGTATTTGACTACTGTTTTATCTCATCGATTGATCTATCTCAAAACGTTTTCATTTAGTTTGCTCAGCCTAGGGTAGTGGTGTTGTTTACTTGCTGTTAACTGTACTCAGCCTAGGGTAGTGGTGTTGTTTACTTGCTGTTAACTGTACTCATTAAAATTGCTACAGCATCTGTAAGAAAAgcatcaagccaagatacaacACACGGTGAAATTTCTCATgtgaacaacaacaataacagcttttatcccaagcaagttggggtaggctagagatagAATCCACAAGATCCAAGTAAAAAGATGACGTggaaacaataatgataataaaggtactagtaatagtaacaaaataaaagtaataacggtataaCAAGtgtgatgcataagttatggttctggcacgtggattgctaacttccacacTTTTCTATCCGTGGATAGTTCTTTGGGGATATCCCATTCCTTCAAGACTTCTCCCATGTTAGGTTTGGTCGACTCTTGTCTCTCTTCATATTATCAGCACGACTTAGTATCCCGCTATGCACAGGTGACTCTGGAGGCCTCTATTGAATATGTCTAAACCATCTCAACTGATGTTGGACAAACTTTTCTTTTATTAGCGCTACTCCTGCCCTATcacatatatcattattttggaTTTGATCCTTTCTTGTGGCCACAAATCCATCGCAACATACGCATTTTTGCCACACTTAATTGTTGgacatgtcgccttttagttggctAACATTCGGCGCCATATAATGTCACAAGTCGAATCGCGTCCTATAGAACTTACCTTTCAGCGTTTGTGGCACCTTCTTGTCACAGAGGATGCCAGAAGCTTGACGCTATTTCATCCATCCGGTtttgattctatgactaacatcttcatcgatatcacCATCCTTCTGTAGCATCAATCCCAAATATCAGAAGGTATCCTTCTTGGGAACCATCTCTCCACCACAACTAACATATTCTCCATCATGCCTAGTAGCACCGAAATTGCACTTCACAACTCTAATTTCTCACATGAAAAACATAACTAATTATTCAAGCATGGCGAGTTACACCACTATAGCTGGGCACCTCTCCTCCACCCCcttctctttcccacagagcAATCGCCTCAGGTCCAGGCCATCCATAGAAATACCTTTAGTTCTTGAGATGCCCTTATCAAATTCTGAAGGAAGAGTAGTTTGAGATATTTCTGGGAGATGGCCCATCTCTGAAAGTCCTAGTTGAAAATCAATTAAAGAACTCATCTATTGTTGTGTGTAGAATATgaatcatcccccccccccccctctctgaAAGGGATGGTTCTGTCTGGAAGTTCTGTTTGAAAGTTGATTCAACAATTATTGCATATAACATGATAGCGTTTTTACCCCTTCTTGGTTTGATTTCTAGTTTTGCCTCTCACAGTAGCATTCAGGAATTAGGATTGTCCATCCATGTTGTCTTGGGAAAAAATTGCTGGCACATTACTGATAGGGGACATTAACTTGTTGTGTATGGTTATACCAACATGAGATTGCTTAACAGATAAATATTTTCTGGCTTATGTCTGTAGTCCTGCTTCATATAATTTGTTTTCTCGCACTGTTGactagttttgtaccatttgcCACTGCAGTGATCTTTAGCAGGCTAGAATTATGGTGCATTGTTCTTCACATTTCCATAAGTAGCTTTCGCGCTTGCCCTGATGTTCTGAATAGGAGTAACAGGTTTGTCGTGTTGAAGGAGGACAGCATTGACTAGTGGTACATATACAACTCAATTTATGTGTGCTGAGGCTTCCATGGACCGTAGTTCATGTTTCCGGCACATGCTTGGCAGTTGGCACTGCTGGCACCCATCATGTTTCCGGCACATGTATACTATCCTGGGATTTTTATGAGCTACCTGTCATCAGTTCCTTTGATATTTAATTATCATTGTTTTTTTATGAACAGATTGCTTTGAATGCATTTTACTGCATGGTGGTGGATTTTCATGCTGTCTTCTTGTTTCAGGAGTATCTTCATTTCTTTTGTAATCCTCCACTCTGCCATAGAGACATCAAGTCGAGCAACATTCTTTTAGATGAGCATTTTGTTGCCAAGGTATGGTTTTGTGATTCACGGATTAACCTCTATAAGTCATGGTTAGtactttctgatttttttttttttgtcaatctTGTACTTAGGTTGCTGATTTTGGCCTTGCACATGCATCAAGAACTGGCACTGTCAGCTTTGAAGCTGTGAACACAGATATACGAGGAACCCCAGGTGAATTCTCGTATTATGAATCAGCTAGAGGCTAGAGCAACCATGCAACTGAGCATTTAACCTTCATGTTCAATTACTTATCCTCAAAATCTACAGTAAAGTTGCAACAACCTTGGTAGATGATGCTAGATTGCAGCTTAGATAAAAAGTTGGGACTCTGCACTGCTGCAATGACTTTAAAGAACACATCCATTAAAGGTCGTAGAGCAGGTATCAATAGACTTGCTCATGTATGTCATGAATCAACTGCAGGGTACATGGATCCTGAATATGTGGTAACTCAAGAGTTGGCAGAGAAGAGTGATATATACAGCTATGGCGTGCTTCTGCTGGAGCTTGTCACTGGGCGCAGAGCAATCCAAGACAACAAGAACTTGGTTGAGTGGGCACAGATGCACCTATCTTCTGGTGTGATCCCTCCTGAAATAGTAGACCCTGCGATCAGGGAGATGGTTGACATGGATCAGCTGCATTTGGTGGTTGGCATTGTCCAGTGGTGCACCCAGAGAGAAGGGCGGCAAAGACCATCCATCAGGCAGGTGctgaggatgctcttggagaGGCTAGATCCTGGGAATGGCAGCTTTGGTGAGGGCATGGAAGATGCAGAAGGGGGGTTTTATCCTCGGAGCAGCAAATGTGGCGTCCACCGAAACGAATTGACCCCCCACAGTAGCGACATGAGGTCTCTTCATTCGTCATCGAGCACAACAAGATCTTACTGCAGCCGCAGCATGTTGCTTGAAAGTGGGCAGACTCAGTCTCCTCCAGAAACTCTCTGACGACGCCTTCTTTCAGTTTCGATATAGCTGTGAAATGTTGTCCCTCTCATAATCTCAAGGTTTGTGTCGGTTGAGTGCTGAAGCGACTCGTGGTGTGCAAGGTATACCAAGAGGTGCTTATTGATGAAAATCCAGTTTTATCAGCCAGTAATTTTTGTCACAGAAACAAACTGCTGTAATATAGAAGTTGTTGTGTGTAGCAGGAAAGAAAATACTCCAATTTGCGTTCTAGGTGAGTTAAAGTCAGAACATGGAAGCAAAAACTATTGGTTGATCATGGAACCTGAAGCATGCACGGCTGGTGTTGCATATTGTTTTATTCGGTTTGAGAAGGCACGGTACATTGTTTATTGAAGTGCTGCTGGTCTTGGCATGTTGGTGTGTTTCCTATCTTTTCCCTCGTAATTGCAGCAGATAGATAGATAGGTGTAGTTAGGGTCCGTTTGGTTGGGAGACAAAGTGGGATGGGATAGGACCGTCCCTGTTTTTAGGGATGGGATgatcctcttttttgtttggttggttggatgagatgagtctcttttttgtttggttggaagGACGAGGACGGATGGGGATgagaatcatcaactaattatattttttaattttaaataataattattaataatacactaatcaacatgcACCAATATATATTAATGTTACTCTTGCCAtagtcattactaattaacaataaaatatactaattaaccataatcatactctaattagctcattaattagtaataattagtacattaacccttacaaattctaatctcatagtaatatgtactaataagtaataaaagcatactaatatcattaatcattttactaatgtGCATGATTAGTAAAGATGGATGGCTTCATCCCACCAATTTTGAGGGATATCTTCATCCAGTATATTGAGAGAATATTCCTTAC harbors:
- the LOC133887978 gene encoding probable receptor-like protein kinase At1g49730; this encodes MPALPLRCSSSSSPIPLLLLLLSFSFPLFFSPSPAATAVGECPLDFSWANFTLASPACSDPTQRAACCRYINAFVAISIARYANATGRLGVPPAFAEFCFSSVSETFKLHGIPTDADVFCGLGPKIRVSYQCAGRDTVLEMMQSPNFNDVIGSCRGPLSLDITCKTCLNYGIVYLHRLVESDDNVALSVCRNAIFVTLATQEGILSYDDIVTCFFGVRGITTLPGPSSVTSTPAASPNVTVGPPAPKIKTVPQKHHQHYRITVIPGIGIGVILLAVLLQFILVALIRRKSKELKNAGFPTQNPENAFHQSQSWRCPEGQSPMFQRYSYKETMKATNNFSTVIGKGGFGTVYKAQFNDGSIAAVKRMDKVSRQAEEEFCREMELLARLHHRHLVTLKGFCIEKKERFLVYEYMANGSLKDHLHSSGRKPLSWQTRLHIAIEVANALEYLHFFCNPPLCHRDIKSSNILLDEHFVAKVADFGLAHASRTGTVSFEAVNTDIRGTPGYMDPEYVVTQELAEKSDIYSYGVLLLELVTGRRAIQDNKNLVEWAQMHLSSGVIPPEIVDPAIREMVDMDQLHLVVGIVQWCTQREGRQRPSIRQVLRMLLERLDPGNGSFGEGMEDAEGGFYPRSSKCGVHRNELTPHSSDMRSLHSSSSTTRSYCSRSMLLESGQTQSPPETL